Proteins encoded by one window of Sphaerochaeta sp.:
- a CDS encoding glycosyltransferase, giving the protein MKVAIVHDWLVQYGGAERVVEDILSLYPDATIFTLVYDKKRMPKRFQDYHIVTTPMQKWPFSTKLYKNFLTFMPKEFESLDLTGYDLVISSCSSCSKGVITPVNAPHICYCHTPTRYIWDMYYEYRSHAGWLKRKLMPGMVHRMRLWDKAAADRVDFFVSNSNFIKQRIKKFYHRDATTIYPGARMNPFPATEQPDDFYLVVSRFVYYKRIDLAIKACTHLKKHLVVIGSGDEAANLKKIAGPTVTFKGNLSDEEVQQEFLHAKAFLFPGEEDFGLTPVEAQSAGTPVLAYGKGGALETILDGKTGLFFPEQTQESLEACITRFEQDGVLSSRKEIQEYSRKFSQEVFRTTFKAYVDQCLKEWNG; this is encoded by the coding sequence ATGAAGGTAGCCATCGTTCATGACTGGCTGGTGCAGTACGGCGGAGCGGAACGCGTGGTGGAAGACATTCTCTCTTTGTATCCGGACGCGACGATCTTCACGTTGGTGTACGACAAGAAGCGGATGCCAAAGCGATTCCAGGACTACCACATCGTGACCACCCCGATGCAGAAGTGGCCCTTCTCCACCAAACTGTACAAGAACTTTCTGACCTTCATGCCCAAGGAGTTTGAGTCTTTGGATCTCACCGGATATGACCTGGTGATCAGCTCATGCTCCAGTTGCAGCAAAGGCGTCATCACCCCGGTGAACGCCCCCCATATCTGCTACTGCCACACCCCTACCCGCTACATCTGGGACATGTACTATGAGTACCGCTCCCACGCAGGATGGTTGAAACGGAAGTTGATGCCTGGCATGGTGCACCGTATGCGGCTCTGGGACAAAGCGGCCGCCGACCGCGTTGACTTTTTCGTCAGCAACTCAAATTTCATCAAACAACGGATCAAGAAGTTTTACCATCGGGACGCCACTACCATCTACCCGGGAGCCAGAATGAATCCATTCCCCGCAACTGAACAACCGGATGATTTTTATCTGGTGGTATCCCGTTTCGTCTATTACAAGCGCATCGATCTGGCGATCAAGGCGTGCACCCACTTGAAGAAACATCTGGTGGTCATCGGCAGTGGTGATGAAGCGGCAAATCTTAAGAAGATCGCAGGCCCCACCGTGACGTTCAAAGGGAATCTCAGCGACGAGGAAGTCCAGCAGGAATTCCTCCACGCCAAAGCGTTCCTGTTCCCGGGAGAAGAAGACTTCGGGCTTACCCCGGTGGAAGCCCAGTCCGCAGGAACTCCGGTGTTGGCCTATGGGAAAGGCGGAGCGTTGGAGACGATATTGGACGGAAAAACCGGCTTGTTCTTCCCCGAGCAAACGCAAGAAAGCCTGGAAGCATGCATCACGCGGTTTGAACAAGATGGAGTCCTCTCTTCCCGGAAGGAGATTCAGGAATACAGCAGGAAGTTCTCCCAAGAGGTGTTCCGGACGACCTTCAAAGCGTACGTTGACCAGTGTCTCAAGGAATGGAACGGATGA
- a CDS encoding exopolysaccharide biosynthesis polyprenyl glycosylphosphotransferase, giving the protein MSPRRGGRKLANCSPRPLKCSLRGFSSFISSLVIKSVVSCWFSSPLFLFVFLLIGRTIVNAVLTRQYSKGKGLRRILLVGYGKKMEEYVGTATEDEHGLRFVGQYDGEGGWLSFPHIQATSLVDAVEQVKADIVVISFPPEAYDQTKARVGEGLDLFAQKVIFLPHIPQSYAGTYISDFHYIPMLRINGAELSFFKRMEKRFFDIVVCLVGVILLSPLFLLLSILVKTTSKGPVIFKQKRVTRDGRIFDMYKFRSMRIDMPEGKVHWTEENDPRITKVGRFIRRTSLDELPQFFNVLGGSMSLVGPRPERPELVEEFKKTIPGYAMRHRMKAGITGWAQVNGLRGNTSLAKRIEFDLYYVRNWSIWFDMKIVIMTFFKGFVNKNAY; this is encoded by the coding sequence ATGTCTCCAAGACGTGGCGGAAGGAAGCTGGCGAATTGTTCACCACGACCTTTGAAGTGTTCGCTACGTGGATTTTCATCTTTTATTTCTTCTTTGGTGATAAAGTCAGTCGTGTCATGCTGGTTCTCTTCGCCGCTTTTTCTTTTTGTATTTCTGCTCATTGGCAGAACCATCGTGAATGCCGTATTGACGCGTCAGTACAGCAAGGGGAAAGGTCTGAGAAGGATATTGCTTGTCGGGTATGGCAAAAAGATGGAGGAATACGTCGGCACAGCTACGGAAGACGAACATGGACTTCGGTTTGTCGGTCAGTATGATGGGGAAGGAGGGTGGTTGTCGTTCCCCCATATCCAAGCGACCTCCTTGGTTGACGCGGTGGAGCAGGTAAAGGCGGACATCGTGGTGATCTCCTTTCCTCCCGAGGCATACGATCAAACGAAGGCCCGGGTTGGAGAAGGCTTGGATCTGTTTGCCCAGAAAGTGATTTTCCTTCCCCATATTCCCCAGTCCTACGCGGGAACCTATATTTCTGACTTCCACTATATTCCGATGCTTCGGATCAATGGCGCGGAACTGTCGTTTTTCAAACGTATGGAGAAACGATTCTTTGACATTGTGGTCTGTTTGGTCGGTGTGATACTGCTCTCTCCTCTGTTCCTGCTCCTTTCCATCCTGGTGAAAACAACATCCAAAGGACCGGTGATCTTCAAGCAAAAACGGGTGACCCGTGATGGCCGGATATTCGACATGTACAAGTTTCGTTCCATGCGCATCGATATGCCGGAAGGGAAGGTCCACTGGACGGAGGAGAATGATCCGCGGATCACCAAGGTGGGGCGATTCATCCGTCGGACCAGTCTGGATGAATTACCTCAATTTTTCAATGTTCTGGGGGGCTCAATGAGTCTTGTGGGGCCAAGACCTGAACGGCCGGAATTGGTGGAGGAGTTCAAAAAAACGATTCCTGGATATGCCATGCGGCATCGGATGAAAGCGGGCATCACCGGGTGGGCCCAGGTCAATGGACTTCGGGGAAACACCTCGTTGGCCAAGCGGATCGAGTTCGATCTGTACTATGTGCGCAATTGGAGCATATGGTTTGACATGAAGATCGTGATTATGACATTCTTCAAAGGGTTCGTCAACAAAAACGCCTATTGA
- a CDS encoding aminotransferase class I/II-fold pyridoxal phosphate-dependent enzyme has protein sequence MSGYQGKKLEEYVRTLGISTPIVFVENPVYDKTNNIYSLYLAKTYLLQEDTLLLESDLIFEEKALRLLLDNPYPNLALVSKYESWMDGTVVKMTEDGTILDIIDKKHFQFSDCASYCKTVNIYKFSKAFSQTHYVPFLEAYCKALGNNQYYEQVLKVIALLDNPGIKAIRLENCKWYEIDDIQDLDIAETLFARSGEEKLSLMEKRYGGYWRYPGLLDFCYLVNPYYPPQKLVDELQASFPTLLQSYPSGQNVNRLLAAMHFSIHQDQIVVGNGASELIKSLMSLLTGDLGVIHPSFAEYGNRYANGKLVVFVPQNRDYTYTSEDLISFFQTHPISTLLVVNPDNPSGNLIGKEDLLRLLAWAEDRHIRLIVDESFIDFADYPFTLLDSQLLDSHPDLVVVKSISKSYGVPGLRLGVLASGDNVLIGRLAKDVAIWNINSFGEFFLQIGDKYQDSYLASLEAIRAERARFAKALSRIGGIRPIPSQANYVMCEVTEGRSARQIAIALLDQHAILVKDLSRKDGIDGKQYIRLAVRNQKDDDCLLTALEDVTISSRKFG, from the coding sequence TTGTCGGGCTATCAAGGGAAGAAACTGGAGGAGTATGTCCGGACGCTTGGCATCAGCACTCCCATCGTGTTCGTCGAGAACCCGGTGTATGACAAGACGAACAACATTTACTCGCTGTATCTCGCAAAAACATATCTGCTTCAGGAAGATACGCTTCTTCTGGAATCTGATCTGATCTTTGAGGAAAAAGCGCTTCGGTTGTTGCTGGATAATCCATATCCCAACCTGGCGTTGGTTTCCAAGTATGAGAGCTGGATGGATGGGACGGTGGTGAAGATGACGGAGGATGGCACGATTCTGGACATCATCGACAAGAAACATTTCCAGTTTTCAGACTGCGCATCCTACTGCAAGACCGTCAACATCTACAAGTTCTCCAAAGCGTTCTCCCAGACGCATTACGTTCCGTTCTTGGAGGCGTACTGTAAGGCGCTTGGCAACAACCAGTACTACGAACAGGTGCTGAAAGTCATCGCGCTTTTAGACAATCCGGGGATCAAGGCGATTCGGTTGGAAAATTGCAAATGGTATGAGATCGACGACATCCAGGATTTGGATATCGCCGAAACGTTGTTCGCGAGAAGCGGAGAAGAAAAACTTTCGTTGATGGAGAAGCGATACGGAGGATACTGGCGGTATCCCGGGTTGTTGGATTTCTGCTATCTGGTCAATCCGTATTATCCACCCCAGAAGCTGGTGGATGAGTTGCAGGCGAGTTTCCCTACGTTGCTCCAGTCGTATCCTTCCGGGCAGAACGTCAACCGTTTGCTTGCCGCGATGCATTTCTCCATCCATCAAGACCAGATCGTGGTGGGCAACGGCGCGAGTGAGTTGATCAAATCACTGATGAGCCTCCTTACCGGTGATTTAGGAGTGATCCATCCTTCCTTCGCGGAATATGGGAATCGGTACGCCAATGGGAAATTGGTTGTGTTCGTTCCCCAAAATAGAGATTACACCTACACGTCAGAAGATCTGATCTCGTTCTTCCAAACCCATCCCATCTCCACATTGCTTGTGGTCAACCCAGACAATCCTTCCGGGAATTTGATCGGAAAAGAGGATCTTTTGCGATTGCTCGCATGGGCGGAAGATCGTCATATCCGCCTGATCGTTGACGAATCGTTCATCGACTTCGCCGATTATCCCTTCACATTGCTGGATTCCCAGTTGTTGGATTCCCATCCTGATTTGGTGGTCGTGAAGAGCATTTCCAAGAGCTATGGGGTCCCCGGACTTCGGCTCGGGGTACTTGCTTCCGGGGATAATGTGTTGATTGGTCGTCTGGCAAAGGATGTGGCCATCTGGAACATCAACTCGTTCGGTGAATTTTTTCTGCAGATCGGGGACAAGTACCAAGATTCGTATCTCGCTTCCCTTGAGGCGATCAGGGCGGAACGGGCGCGTTTTGCCAAAGCGCTTTCCCGAATTGGAGGGATTCGTCCGATTCCCAGCCAGGCGAACTATGTGATGTGTGAGGTGACGGAGGGCAGGAGCGCCCGCCAGATCGCCATCGCTTTATTGGACCAGCACGCCATTCTGGTCAAAGACCTTTCCCGGAAGGATGGGATCGATGGCAAACAGTACATCCGGTTAGCCGTACGGAATCAGAAAGATGACGATTGTCTGCTCACTGCCCTTGAAGACGTCACCATTTCTTCACGAAAGTTCGGTTGA
- a CDS encoding NTP transferase domain-containing protein — translation MQAIILAAGMGKRLKELTKDVTKCMVQVNGSTLIERALSQLDRLHLSRVVIVVGLSREETGGVCPDAWHQHSHRVRREPGV, via the coding sequence ATGCAGGCGATTATTCTTGCGGCGGGGATGGGAAAGCGGTTGAAGGAATTGACCAAGGACGTGACCAAATGCATGGTTCAGGTCAATGGGAGCACGTTGATCGAACGGGCGCTCTCCCAATTGGACCGGCTGCATCTCTCCCGTGTGGTGATCGTTGTCGGGCTATCAAGGGAAGAAACTGGAGGAGTATGTCCGGACGCTTGGCATCAGCACTCCCATCGTGTTCGTCGAGAACCCGGTGTATGA